The Hyphomicrobiales bacterium DNA segment CAACCGGCATATGCCTAAAGCGGCCTGCCGTCATTTTCTCCATAACATCATTGACTGTCTCATCTTCTGAACATGTCACAACGTCTTTTGTCATCACATTGGCAACGGGCCATGAGAGAACACGTTCGCCCTCATCAGCGATCGAACGAACAAGGTCACGTTCTGAAATAATGCCGATTACCAGTTCGTTGCTATCACAAACAACAAGAGCACCAATGCGTTTTTCGGCAAGCATCCCAAAAACAGATGCTAAGGTTTCGTTTGGCCCAACCGTAATCGTGCCTCGTCCCTTTTGATTGAGCAATTGTCCAAGTTTCATTGTATTTGCCTCCTTTTCATGTGATCCCTTGACCCTGAATAGCGCTAAGACAAACCAGGGCACTAAACTTTAGTATAACACAAAAGGGACGATTCGTCCGCGTAAGGCGTCAAAAACTTTAAGGTGCCGTGAGATTACGAGCCGGATCCAGAATTGGGAAAAGAAAAAGGCCCGCCAAAAAGCCGCCTATATGCGCCTCCCAAGCAATGCTAGCCTGCCCGTCAATTACCCCCGAACCTAAGCCAAACAACAAATTCACCGCGAACCAAATCGCCAAAAAGCTTGCCGCTTGTGTGTTCTTCAACATTTCCAGAATGGACAAAGACGGAAGGAAGTATGCACCAGGATGTTCTGAACGCGGCCGCCCCAAAGGTCCATAAGGCACAAAGGCAAACCGTGCGGCACAAGCCATATGAGCAGAAATTGCCGCAGATGCTCCCACAACAGGAATGCTGGATCCAAAATTAGTCAACAAATGCAAGCCAGCACCCGCAATTGTTCCAAGTACAGTGATGAGCAAGAAACGCGCTGCACCAAAACGACGCGCAAGAGCACTACCAAACACCAAAAGCCAAAACCCATTAACAATCAAATGGATCCAGTCCCCATGGATCAAACCGTAGGTTACAAAAGTTCCGTACGGACCAACAACTGTATCTGGAAAAAGATCCCCCCAACGCACCATGAGTTCGGAATCGAAACGAACAGGGAAAAATGCAAAGCTCAACAGCAGCTCACGATCACCCGCAGCACTTAAAACATATTCACGAAACAGGTGAACCCCAGTCATTATCGCCACAAGAATGAGTATAACAGTCGGCACGTTGAACGCAGGTTGGCGCTCTGGCTGCCCTAACAACTCTGGGTTCTCGTCATCATGGTCTTGATTATTATAGTCGGACAAGGATATTCGCCTTTCAATCGTTTGGCGAATTTTAGCAAAACTTTCTCATATAGCGATACATAGCATCAAAAAAGCTTCATAAATTTTCTGGTTATCGTGTTCAGGGCAAAAAAAATGCCGTTCATCTATTCGATGAACGGCAGGTCGCATCCCAACAACCAGTCTAGTTTTAACACGCTCAAGGAGCGGAGAAGTTAACGAGGTATTAACACCCAATTCCCACCCCCACAAGCTTAACTGTTCGTTAACGTTAACAAGCCGTTAAAAGCACCCTCTCCTCTCCAATTCACAAAACTGGCACACCCTCTGCAACACCCTCATTAAACAGACATGTTGGCGATAAAAGCTGCTCCAAAATGGGACAGCTCGGTCAAATACAAAAAATAATTGTCCCAAGAGAACCATTTTGGGACCGTCTACTAAGGGTGGCAGATTTGAAACACGATCATACGAACGAGCTCTAC contains these protein-coding regions:
- a CDS encoding rhomboid family intramembrane serine protease — protein: MSDYNNQDHDDENPELLGQPERQPAFNVPTVILILVAIMTGVHLFREYVLSAAGDRELLLSFAFFPVRFDSELMVRWGDLFPDTVVGPYGTFVTYGLIHGDWIHLIVNGFWLLVFGSALARRFGAARFLLITVLGTIAGAGLHLLTNFGSSIPVVGASAAISAHMACAARFAFVPYGPLGRPRSEHPGAYFLPSLSILEMLKNTQAASFLAIWFAVNLLFGLGSGVIDGQASIAWEAHIGGFLAGLFLFPILDPARNLTAP
- a CDS encoding CBS domain-containing protein, which codes for MKLGQLLNQKGRGTITVGPNETLASVFGMLAEKRIGALVVCDSNELVIGIISERDLVRSIADEGERVLSWPVANVMTKDVVTCSEDETVNDVMEKMTAGRFRHMPVVEAGKLSGVISIGDVVKHRIEEVEREAADIRAYIQAV